TGCGTATCTTTACCGACATAGCACGGCCCGGTGATGCCGTTTTTCGTACGCTCTTCGGCGATCGCCTGGGCTATCGCCAGAATGTGCGGCTCGTTAAAGCTGTGGCGCGCGGCGCTCCCACGGTGGCCGGACGTACCGAACTTGACCGCGTGTTCCGCATTACCCACTTCCGGCTTCAGCACGTAGTACTGCGCGGTGAGCTGGGCGACGTTGATTAAATCACTCTGTTGTGCAGGCTGTCCCGCACGGTTATTGACTGCCATGGCCTGGTCCTTCTGACGCAAGAGTTAAATGGTGCCGCAAACCTTCTCAATCAATTCCGCCGGGAACTGCATGGTCTGCATGATGTGTTCAATCATGCTGCATTTGCGGCCTGTATTCGTATTCGTAATCACCCAGTACGGTGTGCCCGGCACGTGGCGGGGTTTCGTCTGGTTGCCACTTTGCAGCAGCGTTTGCTCGTCACCGGCGAAATAGACGCGGGTACGGCCGTGTAACGACTCGGTCGCTTCGGCAAATGCGTTTGCATCCAGTGAATAGAGTGTAGACAGCACCAGCATAAAACGATTGACCGCGCGTTTTTGTTCGGCGTATTCATCCGATAACAGCAGTTCACGCATGGCTCGCACGCGGTCGCGCGCCGAGTTCACTGGCTTTTCAGGCTCAGCGGCGGGCGCAACAGTGGCGGGAGTCTCTGCTTTGGCGGGTGTAGCGGCTAATGGCGAGGAGGCGGAAAATTTCAACATGCGCCGTAAAATGTCGGACGCGCTTTCGCCAATATGCAGGGTGTGGCTGGCAATGTAGCGATACAGCTCGTCATCAACTTCAATCGTTTTCATCTTAATCCAGTGCGATATCTTTTCTGAATACAAGTCGTTGGGAGTATAAAGTTAAAACCCAACAGCGGATAGCGTCAAACCAGGAAGGCCGCAAAAGTCGGAATTAACTGGAACCTTGCAGCCGGGCGGCAGAATGGTCAACATGATAACCTAACCTGTCAGTCGCCAAAAAAGAACTTTGCCATGAAATTAAATATCCGCACGCAATCTGCGCAACAACCGACTCAAAATACACCGATTGTGTTAATTCACGGGCTGTTTGGCAGCCTGGATAACCTGGGCGTGCTGGCTCGCGATCTGGTGGACGATCATGACGTTGTGCAGGTTGATTTGCGAAACCACGGGCTTTCCGGGCGCAGCGAGACGATGGATTATCCGGCGATGGCGCAGGATATTCTCGAAACGCTGGATGCGCAGGGGCTGAATAAGGTGATTCTTATCGGTCATTCAATGGGCGGCAAAGCGGCAATGGCGGTGACCGCGCTTGCGCCAGATCGCATTGAAAAGCTGGTGGCGATTGATATAGCGCCTGTGGATTATCAGGTGCGCCGTCACGATGAAATATTCAATGCGGTGAACGCGGTGAGCGACGCGGGCGTTACCTCACGCCAGCAGGCGGCGGAGATTATGCGCCAGCATATCCGCGAGGAAGGCGTGGTGCAGTTTCTGCTGAAATCGTTTGTCGATGGCGAGTGGCGCTTTAATGTGTCGGTGCTGTGGAGCCAGTATTCGCATATCGTCGGCTGGGAAACGGTGCCTGCCTGGCACGGCCCGGCGCTGTTTATTCGCGGCGGCGCGTCGCCTTATGTGGAAGAAGCGCACCGCGAGGCGCTGCTCTCACAGTTCCCCAAAGCCCGCGCGCATGTGATTGCGGGCGCAGGCCACTGGGTGCATGCCGAAAAACCGCAGGCGGTGCTGCGCGCGATTCGTCGTTTTCTGGAAACTGATTAAAAACAGACCGACCGGCGCCGTCGCGCGCCGGATGCGTTGGCGCGCTTCGCTCCCTGATGTATGATGGCGCGCTGAAATACCGCCGGGCTCCGCCACGGCAGCCTGTTTCCCCTGTCTATACTCATACCATGGCAAAAGAACAAACGGACCGCACAACGCTCGATCTCTTCGCGGATGAACGCCGTCCGGGCAGACCGAAAACCAATCCGCTGTCGCGCGACGAACAGCTGCGCATCAATAAGCGCAACCAGCTTAAGCGTGACAAAGTTCGCGGGCTTAAGCGCGTGGAGCTGAAGCTGAACGCCGACGCGGTAGACGCGCTGAACCATCTCGCGCAGGCGCGCAATATCAGCCGCAGCGAGCTGATAGAAGCGATGCTGCTCGCGCAGCTGAAAGCCTTGCAGGAGTAAGGTCTGGTCTGAATTTTACCCAAAAGGACCGGGCAATGTAGCAGAGAGTGCACCCGGTGCCTGATAGCGTTTCCGCACCTTCTTCTGTTCTGCTATGATTGCCCTATCTGTGGGCGTTATGCCAGCACCATCACATTTAGATTCAAGAGGTTATTCTTCTTATGGCAATCGTAGGCATCTTTTTCGGCAGCGACACCGGCAATACCGAAAATATCGCAAAAATTATCCAGAAACAGCTCGGGACTGACGTTGCTGAAGTGCATGACATTGCTAAAAGCAGCAAAGAGGATCTGGAAGCATTCGATATTCTTCTGCTTGGCATCCCGACCTGGTACTACGGCGAAGCGCAGTGCGACTGGGACGACTTCTTCCCGACGCTCGAAGAAATTGACTTTAACGGCAAGCTGGTGGCGCTTTTCGGCTGCGGCGACCAGGAAGATTACGCAGAATATTTCTGCGACGCGCTGGGCACCATTCGCGACATCATCGAGCCGCGCGGTGCGACCATTGTTGGCCACTGGCCGACCGAAGGTTACCACTTTGAAGCTTCTAAAGGCCTCGCTGATGACGACCACTTCGTTGGTCTCGCGATTGACGAAGATCGCCAGCCGGAGCTGACCGCCGAACGCGTTGAAAAATGGGTCAAACAGGTGTCCGAAGAGCTGCATCTGCAGGAAATCATCAACGCCTGATGATAAGCGGCGCGGGCACCGTTCCGCGCCGTTTGATAGATAAAAGCAATGAAAATAATTGCTACAAATTTTTAACTTTCCCTCACTACGCTGTACAATGGCTTTCTTAATTATCAGGCTCTCCACGTGAAAAACGCTGGCTGGCCCACGATTTTTAAGCTCTTTTTTGCCGGACGCTTGCGGTTTTCATTTAGGCATGTCAGTTCTATAATGAGACGCATTCATCTTCGGCGTATCCGATGTATCGCTCCCTTCCGGAGCGAGTCGTTAAGCAACAGGACAGATTCCGCATGACTGACAACAATACCGCATTAAAGAAGGCCGGCCTGAAAGTCACGCTTCCTCGATTAAAAATCCTCGAAGTGCTGCAGGAACCGGTCAATCATCATGTCAGTGCGGAAGACCTCTATAAGCGTCTGATTGACATGGGTGAAGAGATTGGCCTTGCCACGGTCTATCGCGTACTTAACCAGTTCGACGATGCCGGCATCGTCACTCGTCACAACTTTGAAGGCGGTAAATCCGTTTTCGAGCTGACGCAACAGCATCATCACGATCACCTGATTTGCCTCGATTGCGGCAAAGTGATCGAATTCAGTGATGATTCTATTGAAGCGCGTCAGCGTGAAATCGCCACGCGCCACGGCATCCGCCTGACCAACCACAGCCTCTATCTGTACGGTCACTGCGCCGATGGCGACTGCCGCGAAAATGAACACGCCCACGAGGCTGGCGGGAAATAACGCTCGCTATACTGCATTATCCCAGGCCGACATTTGTCGGCCTTTTTATTGCCTGAACCCCCTTTAACAAAAATATAGATGTATTTTTTTAGATAAAATTTGAAAACTGGAGTGTTTTAATACAGCGCACAATGCTTAATTAAACCACATATATTTTTTTAAATCGAAATTCAGAAAAGATAAATATCTTTATCACTCAATCGGTTAGAGATGAGATTATCCCTGTTTTTCCTTTTCTGTTCTCTGCCCCTTATTGCAGCCATAAAAAAGCATCCATTAAGATACAGCAACGATTTAATTTTATTTTATTAAGGTAACCAACATGGTCTTACCCCCTAAACCGCTTGCTGAGATTTACCGTATTGCGGATATTTTTAATAGCTACGGCAACTGGTCTCGTGCAGAGAAAAATACGCTGATCCCGCTTCGGGACGGGGAGATCTGCATCATTCGTGGCGGTCAGTTCTCTCTGATGCGCCAGAGTGACAGGCTGTTGCTGGAAAAAAGCAGCGCACCCTCTGTGCTGGGACTGGCGAGGAATTTAGGCAAAACTCAATTCGCCAAATTACAGGCTGATTCCGAATGCCATTACCAGTTAATTCCTTTTGATTATTTCATTCAGGAAATTGAGAAAAATCACTGCCAGTTACATCTGCTTATTTTGTCCTCATGGTTTATTAATATGCTTTGCTATCGCGAAGAAATTATGATGGGAAGAAACAGCTACAGCATGATTAAAGCGAATATCGATTGTCTCGCGACAATGGATGAGTTCATGCGTAACCGGATTAACGTGGCCGACTATATCGTTAAAAAAACCAATCTTTCCCGCAGCATGGTGATGAAAACCCTTTCTCAGTTGCGCGGTGCGAAAAATATTGAGATAAGCAAAGGCAAACTGGTTGCGGTTCACCATCTGCCTGAATCGCTGTAGAGCGCGCGCCCGTTCATAAGAAAGCCAGCCCGGAGGCTGGCTTTTTATTGCGTTAGGGCTGTACGTTATCCACACGGCTGTAACGTTTACCGTCGCTGCTGACGCTTCGTACCTGTACGGCACCCGTCACGCGTGGCGGCTTCGCATCGTCGTAGCGCTGCCAGTGCGCGCCGCCATCAGTGGAGTATTCCATCGCGACACCTGGCAGACTGACGTTCATCTGCAACACGCCGTCGTGAATGCGCGCGCCCGGCACCGGCAGGCGGAATTGCACGCCCGCTTTTTCAAGCTTCGGCAGCTCACGGCTGCCCGCCAGGTTCGCAAAGCGCGTCCAGTCATCATGCAGCGCTTTTACATCCACCTGATGGGTTTCGCCGCCTTTATATTCGCGACCAGCCTGATAATCCTGCTCCCAGGCCGCGCGATGCCAGGCGCGTTCAGCTACAGCTAACAGACGCGGGTACATCATGTACTCCATTTGTTTATCGGTGCGCACCACTTCGCTCCAGAGCTGCGCCGAGAGTCCATACGCGCCTGGCCAGGGTTTGTCCGACTTAGCGCTGAACGCGTTGCCGTCGCGATCGACGGATGTCTCGGCGTTTTGCGGGAGGTTATCCGGCGCGAAGCTGAAAATCTTACGTTCGTCGCTAAAGCGTGTGCCCCAGTAATAGCCGCTCTCCGCCGGATTCACTTCATTCGGGAAATCGAGGTAGACGTAATCGGGGTTAGAAACCACCACGCGGAAACCTTTATTCGCCCAGTCGTTCGCTGTATCAAAGCCTCCCCAGTAGAGCGTATCCCAGAAGTTGACGTTAACGTGCGAGGTGGCGAAAGCGCTCGCGTCTTTCGCGTCCTTAAGCCCGTCCTGCCACGCCTGCATAGTGTCGATGCCGTGCGCTTTGACTAGTTTGCTCACTTCCACGCCAAAATAGCTGGAGAGGTGCTCGACATCAGCGACGACACCGTCCTGCACCATTTTCTGACACACCGGCGAGCGCGCCCAGGGCTTGTCCTGACGGCTCTGATCGATAATCCCCTTCCCGGCCTCCGGTTTCGCTTTATCCGTATAACCCGCGCCGAGATAGATATTTTTCGCCTCATCGCCGCCAAAATGCCAGGTGGTGAGCGGCTGTCCGGCCTCTTTATGCATCTGCTGGATCTCGCCAATCACTTTATCGACAAAGCGGCGCGAGGAGTCGAGGCACGGATTGAGATAGCCGGTGCGGTTGTAGTACTGCACGCCAGTGGTGACGGACGTATCTTTCGGGTCGAGCAGGCGATACTGGTTTGCCTCTTCGGTTTTACCCGCTTTCTGCAGCCTGTCGTAGCGCGCTTCCATCGCAATCACCGCCGCGCGGGCATGTGCGGGCATGTCGATTTCCGGGATCACTTCTATCTGGCGCGCGGCGGCATATTTCACAATCTCAATATAATCCGCGCGGGTGAAGTAGCCGCTGCCGTTGTTGTTCGTATCTGGCCCGGAGCCGAGCTGCGGCAGCAGGCAGGTTTTTTCGCTGAGATCGTGACAGCGCTTCGCCCCTACATCGGTCAGTTCCGGCAAGCCCGGTATTTCAATACGCCAGCCTTCGTCATCGCTCAAATGAAAGTGGAATTTATTGAGCTTATAGGCCGCCATCTGGTCAAGCAGGCGCAGCACAGCGGCTTTGGTGTGGAAGTTGCGTCCCACATCGAGTTGAATGCCGCGATAATCAAAACGCGGCGCGTCCTGCGCATCGAGCGTGGCGATTTGCTTCGCGCCCTCAGCCGGGATCAGCGACAGCAGCGATTGCAGCCCGTAAAAGACGCCCGCGCGGTCATAGCCGGTAATCGTCGTCTCTTTTGGCCCGATATGCAGCTGATATGCGCCGGATACCGCCTCTTTACCACTAAAGGCGTGGCTGGCAATGGCTGTGCGTACCGGGTAGCCTGCATCAGTTTTTATACCGAGCAGCGCGAAACGGGCGAAAATCGCCTCCTGTGCGGGTTTCTCCAGCGCGGCAATATCGAGCTGAACGCCTTTTTCGAGAGAAACATTTTGCCCGTGTACTTTGACGTGCCGCGGCGTGGGCACGATCTGCCCGCGCAGGCGCTCTGCGTTCAGTGTTTTGACATCGCTGTTTTTATCAAACCGCGCTTCGGCGGTCATCAGGATATTTTTATCATCCGGCGTGCGCTTCCACTGATCGTTCAGCGGGCTGACAAAATCCGTCAGCGTTTCGGTATCGGTACTGGCGATAACCTTCGGCGCGCCGTCATCCGCCGTGACATACCAACGCGGTAGCACGTCGGTGATAAAGAGTTGCCAGTACTCATTGATAATCGGGATCTCCACCGACGATTTCGCCGGGAAGCCGGTAAATTTATCCGTCGGTTCAAGCTTGTGGAGATCGCCCATCACGTGGGTCACTTTAAACTCATCGTTATCGACATTGAGGATCTGGCGAATGCTGTGAAACCAGATAGTCCAGTTTTTGTCGGTCACCGCGTCGCCCGGGTTGGTAAGCGTGATGACGGCTTTATTACATGACGCCCAGTCAGCGCCAAGCGCGGCGCAGTCTGTACCGTGCTGCGCGGCCTGGTTGTCAGTAATGGTGTAATTAATCCCAAACTGGCTGATGCTATCTGTCGTTGACGCCTGTGCGTTGGCACCGGTGAAAAGCCCCATCACCGCTCCCGCTAACATACTGACCTGTAACTTTTTCATCGATTTCTCCTTTTCACTGCCCTTGATGAAAGGCGCATCTGCGCGCCCCTGCGCAATCAGAAAATCGTGAACGGCGCCGTGACGATAAATTTCACGTCGCGTTCGTCCTGGAAGATGTTGCCGTAACCGCCGCCGTAGCTCGGGATGTCGGAATGGTTGTCGTATTGGGTGAAATGCAGCTTAAACATCGTGCCTTTGGCACGGCCATCCTGCAGGGTGTAAACCGCATCGAGGCTGTAAGCGGATTCTTTGAGGCGGTAGTTGGGATCGTAATAGCCGTCAGTGGTCGGCAGCGTAGAGGGTTTCGCATCCCAGGCATAAACGTATGACGCGCCCAGCGCAAACCCAGGCAGGTTCCAGTTTTTCAGGTCATACATCGCGCCGAAGAACACAGCTTTTTCGCCATCGGCGTTAAAATCGGAGCGGTTATCCCACCAGATATCCAGCCGTCCGTTGGAAGACGCATAAGTGGGCGTCATGCGCTGCAGAAAATAGCCCTGTTGCCCTTCGGCGCTCACCCAGGTGCCTTCCAGACGCAGATCAACCTGGCCAATTTTATAGCCAAATGTCAGCGCCTGGAGCCACGCGGTGCCGTCATAAATATCATTGACGCTGCCGTTACTGGCTTTGTCACGCGCGCCATAGAACTGATAACTGGTTGAAAGAGGATTGCCCGCAAGCGGGAAGTTGTAGCTCGCCTTGGCAAAGTATTGATCGATGTACCCTTCCGCCTGGCCAAAAGCCGCTTCGAGCACCAGCGAATTTTTAAAATCATATTTCGCGCCGATCGAGTGGAGATAATCGACCCGCGTGGTTCTGTCGTTCTGGTAGAACTTGTCCATCTCCAGATGCCACGGCGATTTATATTCGTTGGTCCACATGTACGAGAAGCTCAGCGCGCCCGCCTCGCCGTAGTCAAAATTCGCGCCCGCTTCAGCCCCTTGATATGTGCCGGGCATAAAGCTCCAGTGCGGCGCCAGCAGCGTCTGACCGGTGGGCTGCAACCAGCCAGCCCTCGCCCAGAGCGGGCCATATTTAAATTTACCGGCAGCTTTATAAAGGCTGATGCCGCTTTTATCGCCGGACCAGTCTTCGTCGTAGGCTTTGTTACTTGCGGAGAACGCGATTTCATTCGGGTGTCCGCTGTCGCCGTTTTCCGCCATTTCGATGGCCGTGAATGCGGCGATGTCGAGCCCAAACATATCGGCGGCAAACCCTGACTGGAAATCCAGGTTCGCGTTCCAGGTGGAGTGTGAGAGGTTGGTTTTATATTTGTCTTCCACGACATCTTTACGGTCGCGCTCGCGCTGCCAGTAATAGATGCCGCCGGTTAATGTGGAGTCATCAATAAAGCCTGCGGCGTGAACGGGCGGGCTACACAGGCCACCCAGTGCGGTAACGCTGGCGACAGCCAGCGCGACGCCACTACGTTTGTATCTCAACGAACGCATGTGAAATTCCTCTTTGACGTAAAAAAATTCGCAGCGCATATGGCGCATAAAACGAATGAAATAAAAAAATAAAAGTGCTGAAGGAGAACCCCCGAAACAGCCCCTCAAGACTATTTTTCGCGACGCGAATTATCAATCTAAATCCCCTGAATTTTCGTGGCTTTATGACACAGTGCACAAAATAATTTTCATTTTGAAACATTTTCAGAAGACAGCTTTTAATGCGGATAAAAGAAGAGGAATTAGTTAAAGCTATAAAATGAAAGCGATTTCATGCACATCAGCAGATGAAAATAGCAACATGAGGTTTTATGACGGGCTTGCGTTTAACAGGGAACATGTAGATTAATTCGCGTCGCGAATATTTTAATGCTGTTAACGCTTTGAATAGAAAGGCAAAAAAAACGCCGCGCAGAGGCGGCGTCTTGTAACAGGCAAGGTATTACTCGCCGATTTTAGCCCAGGTATCGCGCAGGCCAACGGTGCGGTTGAACACCAGTTTGTCACCGTTTGCATGGCGGCTGTCGAGGCAGAAATAACCTTCACGCTCAAACTGCCAGGCTTTACCCGCTTCAGCGTTTTTCAGGCCCGGCTCAGCGTAACCCTGCTTGATGACCAGCGAGTCTTTGTTGATGGTCGTGAGGAAATCTTCCGCCGCCCCCGGGTTTGGCACGCTGAACAGACGGTCATAGAGACGAATTTCAACCGGCAGCGCATGCGCCGCGCTGACCCAGTGGATCACGCCTTTGACCTTGCGACCGTCCGCCGGATCTTTACTTAGCGTTTCGGCATCGTAGGTGCAGTAGATAGTGGTGATTTCACCCGCGTCGTCTTTCTCCACGCGCTCGGCTTTAATCACATACGCGTTGCGCAGACGCACTTCTTTACCGAGCACCAGACGCTTGTACTGCTTGTTGGCTTCTTCACGGAAATCCGCGCGATCGATCCAGATTTCGCCGCTAAACGGTACGTCGCGGTTGCCCATTTCCGGTTTGTTCGGATGGTTAGGCATCGACACCATTTCGCTGTGGCCCTGCGGGTAGTTTTCGATAACCAGTTTCACCGGATCGATAACGGCCATCGCGCGCGGCGCGTTCTCGTTGAGATCTTCGCGAATGCAGGCTTCCAGCGCCGCCATTTCCACGGTGTTATCCTGTTTGGTCACACCGATACGCTTGCAGAATTCACGGATGGACGCGGCGGTATAACCGCGGCGGCGCAGGCCGGAAATCGTCGGCATACGCGGGTCGTCCCAGCCTTCGACGTGCTTATCGGTGACCAGCAGGTTCAGCTTACGCTTGGACATCACCGTATATTCCAGATTCAGGCGCGAGAATTCATACTGGCGCGGGTGAACCGGAATGGTGATGTTATCCAGTACCCAGTCATACAGACGGCGGTTGTCCTGGAACTCCAGCGTACAGAGCGAATGGGTGATGCCTTCCAGCGCATCGGAGATGCAGTGGGTAAAGTCGTACATCGGGTAGATGCACCACTTGTTGCCGGTCTGGTGATGCTCGGCGAACTTAATGCGGTACAGCACCGGGTCACGCATCACGATAAACGGCGAGGCCATATCGATTTTCGCGCGCAGGCACGCTTTGCCCTCTTCAAACCCACCGGCACGCATTTTCTCGAACAGCGCCAGGTTTTCTTCCACGCTGCGATCGCGGAACGGGCTGTTTTTGCCAGGCGCGGTCAGCGTGCCGCGGTATTCGCGGATCTGCTCCGGCGACAGCTCGTCAACGTAGGCCAGGCCTTTGTTGATAAGCTCAACGGCGTAGTTATAAAGCTGATCGAAATAGTCAGAGGAGTAGCGCACGTCGCCAGACCAGTGGAAACCCAGCCATTGCACGTCATTTTTAATCGACTCGACAAATTCCAGATCTTCTTTGACCGGGTTGGTGTCGTCAAAGCGAAGGTTGCACTGGCCCTGGTAGTCCTGCGCGATGCCGAAGTTCAGGCAGATAGATTTCGCGTGGCCGATGTGCAGATAGCCATTCGGCTCCGGCGGAAAGCGGGTGCAAATCGTGGTGTGTTTTCCAGACGCCAGATCTTCATCGATAATCTGGCGAATAAAGTTAGTCGGGCGGGCTTCTGCCTCACTCATCGCATATTCCTCAAAGCGTCAACATCGTTTAACGGCGTATGATCTTATAAGCAGAGGCGGGAAACAACCTTTAGTTACAGAAAATCCCGCCGCAGAGCACCGCATGTTACTGGCGGGCTTCAGCATACTGCGCCAGTCGACAACGCTCGGGCGTTCTGGCTTTGAGTAATTTGACTTGCGGCCTTAATGACTCGAGATTCCCTTCACGCGGCAGGTAGCCCGGCGCCTCAACGCACCAGCTCCAGGAATAGATCATCGTGCCGTGAAGAAAGAAGATCATGTTTTCCCATTCCGAAACGCGCGAGACGGAAACATGGCCGTTATTATCTGCGGTGAATTTCTCCGGCAACGGGTAATAGCCCGGCGGCATGCGGTGCGTTTGCAGCCAGAACGTGGCATGAGGAATGGGCTCGCCCTGCTCGTTCTGTATATCGACGTCAAGCGCGGGCCGGTGGGTCGCGTAGCGCGGGATGCAGCCACTTAACAGCACGGCGGCGAAAAGGACAAAAATAACCTGACGCATCTGATTCTCCTTAATCTCAGTGACCGCTACCCTACATGGCGTTACGCGGTGCGCGCCAGCCCCAAAAAAAGGCGAAAAAAAACGGCGGGAGTGTTCCCCCGCCGTTCAGGCATAACTCAGAAGTGATTATTTGCCTTTAATTTCATACAGCGCGCTCTGGCCTGCAACCACCGCGCCCTGCGCCTGGATAACCAGACCGCCGAAATCGTCAATGTTGCTGCACACGACCGGGCTGACCATTGAGCGCGCATTGGCGTTCAGGAAGTCCAGATCAAGCTCCAGCACCGGCTGGCCCGCCGTCACCTGCGCGCCCTCTTCCACCAGGCGTTTAAAGCCCTGGCCGTTCAGCGCGACGGTATCAATCCCCATATGCACCACGATCTCTGCGCCGTTCTCGGTTTCCAGGCAGAACGCATGGTTGGTGTTGAAGATTTTCACGA
This sequence is a window from Cronobacter sakazakii. Protein-coding genes within it:
- the glnS gene encoding glutamine--tRNA ligase — encoded protein: MSEAEARPTNFIRQIIDEDLASGKHTTICTRFPPEPNGYLHIGHAKSICLNFGIAQDYQGQCNLRFDDTNPVKEDLEFVESIKNDVQWLGFHWSGDVRYSSDYFDQLYNYAVELINKGLAYVDELSPEQIREYRGTLTAPGKNSPFRDRSVEENLALFEKMRAGGFEEGKACLRAKIDMASPFIVMRDPVLYRIKFAEHHQTGNKWCIYPMYDFTHCISDALEGITHSLCTLEFQDNRRLYDWVLDNITIPVHPRQYEFSRLNLEYTVMSKRKLNLLVTDKHVEGWDDPRMPTISGLRRRGYTAASIREFCKRIGVTKQDNTVEMAALEACIREDLNENAPRAMAVIDPVKLVIENYPQGHSEMVSMPNHPNKPEMGNRDVPFSGEIWIDRADFREEANKQYKRLVLGKEVRLRNAYVIKAERVEKDDAGEITTIYCTYDAETLSKDPADGRKVKGVIHWVSAAHALPVEIRLYDRLFSVPNPGAAEDFLTTINKDSLVIKQGYAEPGLKNAEAGKAWQFEREGYFCLDSRHANGDKLVFNRTVGLRDTWAKIGE
- the seqA gene encoding replication initiation negative regulator SeqA, giving the protein MKTIEVDDELYRYIASHTLHIGESASDILRRMLKFSASSPLAATPAKAETPATVAPAAEPEKPVNSARDRVRAMRELLLSDEYAEQKRAVNRFMLVLSTLYSLDANAFAEATESLHGRTRVYFAGDEQTLLQSGNQTKPRHVPGTPYWVITNTNTGRKCSMIEHIMQTMQFPAELIEKVCGTI
- a CDS encoding beta-N-acetylhexosaminidase, whose translation is MKKLQVSMLAGAVMGLFTGANAQASTTDSISQFGINYTITDNQAAQHGTDCAALGADWASCNKAVITLTNPGDAVTDKNWTIWFHSIRQILNVDNDEFKVTHVMGDLHKLEPTDKFTGFPAKSSVEIPIINEYWQLFITDVLPRWYVTADDGAPKVIASTDTETLTDFVSPLNDQWKRTPDDKNILMTAEARFDKNSDVKTLNAERLRGQIVPTPRHVKVHGQNVSLEKGVQLDIAALEKPAQEAIFARFALLGIKTDAGYPVRTAIASHAFSGKEAVSGAYQLHIGPKETTITGYDRAGVFYGLQSLLSLIPAEGAKQIATLDAQDAPRFDYRGIQLDVGRNFHTKAAVLRLLDQMAAYKLNKFHFHLSDDEGWRIEIPGLPELTDVGAKRCHDLSEKTCLLPQLGSGPDTNNNGSGYFTRADYIEIVKYAAARQIEVIPEIDMPAHARAAVIAMEARYDRLQKAGKTEEANQYRLLDPKDTSVTTGVQYYNRTGYLNPCLDSSRRFVDKVIGEIQQMHKEAGQPLTTWHFGGDEAKNIYLGAGYTDKAKPEAGKGIIDQSRQDKPWARSPVCQKMVQDGVVADVEHLSSYFGVEVSKLVKAHGIDTMQAWQDGLKDAKDASAFATSHVNVNFWDTLYWGGFDTANDWANKGFRVVVSNPDYVYLDFPNEVNPAESGYYWGTRFSDERKIFSFAPDNLPQNAETSVDRDGNAFSAKSDKPWPGAYGLSAQLWSEVVRTDKQMEYMMYPRLLAVAERAWHRAAWEQDYQAGREYKGGETHQVDVKALHDDWTRFANLAGSRELPKLEKAGVQFRLPVPGARIHDGVLQMNVSLPGVAMEYSTDGGAHWQRYDDAKPPRVTGAVQVRSVSSDGKRYSRVDNVQP
- the fldA gene encoding flavodoxin FldA, producing MAIVGIFFGSDTGNTENIAKIIQKQLGTDVAEVHDIAKSSKEDLEAFDILLLGIPTWYYGEAQCDWDDFFPTLEEIDFNGKLVALFGCGDQEDYAEYFCDALGTIRDIIEPRGATIVGHWPTEGYHFEASKGLADDDHFVGLAIDEDRQPELTAERVEKWVKQVSEELHLQEIINA
- a CDS encoding lipoprotein; protein product: MRQVIFVLFAAVLLSGCIPRYATHRPALDVDIQNEQGEPIPHATFWLQTHRMPPGYYPLPEKFTADNNGHVSVSRVSEWENMIFFLHGTMIYSWSWCVEAPGYLPREGNLESLRPQVKLLKARTPERCRLAQYAEARQ
- the fur gene encoding ferric iron uptake transcriptional regulator yields the protein MTDNNTALKKAGLKVTLPRLKILEVLQEPVNHHVSAEDLYKRLIDMGEEIGLATVYRVLNQFDDAGIVTRHNFEGGKSVFELTQQHHHDHLICLDCGKVIEFSDDSIEARQREIATRHGIRLTNHSLYLYGHCADGDCRENEHAHEAGGK
- the ybfF gene encoding esterase, translating into MKLNIRTQSAQQPTQNTPIVLIHGLFGSLDNLGVLARDLVDDHDVVQVDLRNHGLSGRSETMDYPAMAQDILETLDAQGLNKVILIGHSMGGKAAMAVTALAPDRIEKLVAIDIAPVDYQVRRHDEIFNAVNAVSDAGVTSRQQAAEIMRQHIREEGVVQFLLKSFVDGEWRFNVSVLWSQYSHIVGWETVPAWHGPALFIRGGASPYVEEAHREALLSQFPKARAHVIAGAGHWVHAEKPQAVLRAIRRFLETD
- a CDS encoding helix-turn-helix domain-containing protein is translated as MVLPPKPLAEIYRIADIFNSYGNWSRAEKNTLIPLRDGEICIIRGGQFSLMRQSDRLLLEKSSAPSVLGLARNLGKTQFAKLQADSECHYQLIPFDYFIQEIEKNHCQLHLLILSSWFINMLCYREEIMMGRNSYSMIKANIDCLATMDEFMRNRINVADYIVKKTNLSRSMVMKTLSQLRGAKNIEISKGKLVAVHHLPESL
- the chiP gene encoding chitoporin ChiP, which translates into the protein MRSLRYKRSGVALAVASVTALGGLCSPPVHAAGFIDDSTLTGGIYYWQRERDRKDVVEDKYKTNLSHSTWNANLDFQSGFAADMFGLDIAAFTAIEMAENGDSGHPNEIAFSASNKAYDEDWSGDKSGISLYKAAGKFKYGPLWARAGWLQPTGQTLLAPHWSFMPGTYQGAEAGANFDYGEAGALSFSYMWTNEYKSPWHLEMDKFYQNDRTTRVDYLHSIGAKYDFKNSLVLEAAFGQAEGYIDQYFAKASYNFPLAGNPLSTSYQFYGARDKASNGSVNDIYDGTAWLQALTFGYKIGQVDLRLEGTWVSAEGQQGYFLQRMTPTYASSNGRLDIWWDNRSDFNADGEKAVFFGAMYDLKNWNLPGFALGASYVYAWDAKPSTLPTTDGYYDPNYRLKESAYSLDAVYTLQDGRAKGTMFKLHFTQYDNHSDIPSYGGGYGNIFQDERDVKFIVTAPFTIF
- the ybfE gene encoding LexA regulated protein: MAKEQTDRTTLDLFADERRPGRPKTNPLSRDEQLRINKRNQLKRDKVRGLKRVELKLNADAVDALNHLAQARNISRSELIEAMLLAQLKALQE